gagcagaggcggGAGTATCGGCTCAGAGTGGCCGATACTGAGCTGGAGAGGACGTACGCCGATATGGCGCGCACGCTGGGGCTGCCCACTCGCCAGCTCCGAGCTGCGAACCCGATAGACTCCCTGCTGTGCCACCTGTGCCACGGCCTTTCCTTCCCCTGCGTCCCTCTGGGGGACAACGGCTCCGGCGGGTGCCTGACGTTGGCGCAGTTTGCCGTGATCCGGCGGCAGCAGTTAGACGACGAGGCGGACCGGAGGAGAGTGGGACTGTACCACAAATACGCCATCTTGGCAATGTACCCCTACCTCAATAAGACCGCCGCTAAGATGGAGCGGGTTGCCAGGAGCAACGAGGCCGGCCGGCAGCCCCGCGTGGGCGGCGAGGAGATCTTCACCCTCTCCTCGGCCCACGACGTCACCGTGGCGCCCCTGCTGAGCGCGCTGGGACTGGAGGAGGCCAGGTTCCCGCGCTTCGCAGCCAGAGTCGTGTTCGAACTGTGGAAGAGCCCCCCGGTGACGCAAGTCAAGAAGAAAGCCGGGAAAGGCGAGAAGTCCAAGGCCAAAGGCGGGGAGTTGTTCATCAGGGTGCTGTACAACGGAGAGGACGTGACGTTCCACACCGCCTTCTGTCGGTCCCACGAGCGCCACGTCAGCCAGCCGCTCTGCCCCATGAAGAACTTCCTGTCCTACGTCAGAAGGGacatgttcagtgtgttcaacGCCACCTCCTACAAGGAGGCGTGCTACAAACCCCTCGTTTGAGTGACGGGCAGATGGAGAGGCTGCACGTCCGACGGCTGCCCTCGTCATCCACACACTTCCACTGTAGTCCTTAACATTCTTCAACACGGAGTAGCACCAGCACTCAGTACTGAACATAACATGGTGGTTAGAAAGGTAACCTTTCTACAAACTGCTAATCCCTTTTGCATCTGTCAGCATGCGTGACAAGGAAAGGGAAGACATACGGCACTTCGCCACTTTATTCCTACATTTCCTACTTTCTTGAAATTGTCGTTAATCCCAAATGCCTGCAAAAAGAAGGGAAAGAGGAAGCCGAGATCATGAAGCTTGTGAATGAAATATTCATTCCCGGGACGaatattgtttgtgtttaaatcTTTTCAATGAAAATCGACTTTTTGCCGGAGTCCTCAGTGTTAATAAGTCAGTCGTCACACAACATTTCTTACTGGTTTTAATGATGATCGTTGATTCACTTTGTAACATGAAGGCCTTTTATTCACTTTGCTTTATTAAAACTGACTGCGGtactttaaagttttttgcTCTGTCCATCTCCACTCACATTTATCTACAGTGACAacacattagtttatttatcgTTTGGTGGTATTAACAGATaatctgtattttgttttctgcataTCATGAAAGGTTGATTTACAATGAATGACTCAAAGTAGGAATTAAAGATGTTTTAATATTTACACAATGGCTGAATTAGTCTGGAAACACCATTGAATGTCGCCTGTTACTCCAGTGGTATTAAATACAGTATCATGGCCTCATTACTGACGCATCAAAGCTGGAAGATGAACTATAATCtagatgttagagggaggaagatgtctgtaatctggatgttactGCTGTGTAAAAGTAAACATACGAACCAACTTtaagaagctgcagaaacaaattaGCCATGAAGGGAAGCTAACATATATCTGATAATGCTGATGGATTGCAGCTCCTGATAAAACAGGCTAATGATATTACTAACATTCAGGCTGTTGCTGTCAGGTGGTGTGTGCTGGATTGATTGCTTAATTTATTATAATGGTAATTGATGTTACCACTCCAGACGATGCTGAATCTACCAGTTTACTGACTGCAGggtagagagagacagcagctctgcagcacggTTTAAGGATTGCAACACTAATGAGCCACCTGGAGCTTGAGTAATTTTAATTGCCCCACAAGTCTGATCGAAGTTATCACTGACTTGTTACTCCCATGTGCAGGGACACAGGTGGCACATCCGAAAAGCATGTTGAAAGGTAcatgttgaaaaagaaacatgatgCGAAGGCAacatgaaaatgattgaaactCATTGGACGCGACAGGAAGAGTGTGACTGACAGCAGAAGAGAAATCAGATTATCGGGGTCAATACATTCATCTTGGTGGTTGGAGAAATACCCAGAAGTATAAAACGCATGTATCGCTTCATAAAGTGATGATTTTTAAAGCAATAACGGTACAAACCCTTTGAAAAccgtttgttttcaaaaatagtTGTGGGAGTACTGCACAGTATGTATCCTCAATGTAAGAATAAGAAGACTATGCTATCTACTAGAACTATGGTAATTTTGGTAAACACCCTGCAAAAAAATACTTCATTTGcaattaatagttttttttgtgtattattCCATTATTTAGTACATTTGTTACAATTTActatttaaaatgtctttattaagctctctctgtcctccattTGACCAAGTTTTTGgattatgggaaaaaaaaaagatcagtaCTGAAACATTGAGTGAACAGttattgcattaaaaaaaatgacataacTTATCAAATTATTGGCAACATTTTAAGATATTGGATCTCATATTTTATTACACTGttcacatgttatatatttgaAATGGCCCACGatattaaagggatacttcaacattttggcaaattggcccatttagcgcaattccttagtcatttcgaacagcatacttactttttttgtgagggcgagctattgtttattcagaggcgagtcggggaaggtttttgggatggacacaatggaagtggatggtatttttgttccccctcgtcaaactcatcaaatacaaaatccaacaaccccaaaacactttggtggactcgttataatccgcacattcactacgctgtggaacaccaacaaataatattgtagcgttacgacactgaagcaaatactgggaactactttttcttttgaaatcactacgcccagacgccatgtttagtaagtagttctgtcttagcaatcttcgcataaacaactcaatctggtaattttgcattaatatttcacagcgtagtgaatatgcggattataacgtgtccaccaaagtgttttggggttgttggaattgtgtatttgatgagtttgacgaggggaaccaaaaataccattcacttccattgtgtccgtcccgaaaaccttccccgactcgcctctggataaacaatagctcgccctcacaaaaaagtaagtatgctgttcgaaatgactaaggaattgcgttaaatgggccaatttgccaacgTGTTGGAAGTATTGCTTTAAGCATTGAcccagggacggctggtataaatgggctaaCAGGgctaagtgattgacaggtatCATGTCCCGCCCCCGGGTTTACTGATCATTTGGGCTAATTTCAGCCCACAGGCCgctgacttttgaccaatagCCAGTGGCGGCGCCAGAGTATTTTTTTCTGGTGGGGCTAAGGTGGGGCTGACCCATATTGTGGCAGGGCTCCAAAAAATGCCAGAACTTCAAtgtgaatgtatatttaaaataaaacaacaccccGGCTCGATCtagatgcagtgagaacacggtcgctccctaGGCCGAGccaactttcctcgtttgccgcacttttgtgcgtgtgaggcttccgtagcgcACGACaggaactgttattctgagcacgCACATCAAGCATGGCGGAGAGCCTGTCTTCCTTCTGACAGTCAGCGATTTGTACGGcatgcagaaaaatcatgtacaacagaacaaccgttctggctgcgttccgtctctggtccggaatcaccgcagcacacagcctgcagtgcctctgcagtctgctggaggaggttgctaGATCTGTCAtaaaacccgtttaactcaataaaaagcagcccaaactgccatcttggttgaaaatgcacgtaaaaaatgtatttgtatagtaattaaaaaaaaagaagaagtcataaacacaatcatttcatcaacccatccaacgtgtttaataaagaagcttgatttggcagaaacccgcccaatctggcaacacagagccgctccagTCACACAGCTGTATTCTACAGAACAGCAAAGAATCTAAACACAGCTCCAAAAAATTAAGAATGCAGGCAGCAAGAACGCATCGAGAAGGCAAACCACATGCAGCAGTCAGGAAAATAATATACAATATTAAACTCACCAGGCTGATTTTCACAGAAGTACAGTCCTCCAGTTTTTCTGACTGGAGGCCAAAACCACAGGTGCACAGGTCCGCTGCTCTGTCCCGAATCTCACTCCACGACTCTTCTGCTCGTTTGTCTGATAATGTCGCTCTGACTGACTCTAATGAGTCTATTGTGGATTAAAGCTGAAGAGCGGGAGATTGGAGCTGGTCAGACATGAATTTTGTGACCTGGAAAAGCTCCTCGAAAACCGGGAGAAGCAGGACAAACTTCATCAACAAGACGGACCGTCCGGCGacgattaaaaacaaatgtgtccaTGTTTTGACCAGCTTACTACCGTTAACTTAATCACGGGTGACTAAGGACC
The sequence above is a segment of the Salarias fasciatus chromosome 14, fSalaFa1.1, whole genome shotgun sequence genome. Coding sequences within it:
- the pxylp1 gene encoding 2-phosphoxylose phosphatase 1 isoform X2 gives rise to the protein MVSAAAARLLLLLILSVNLIPITPIVEERPFQAPDGGVKTAVGKSRKRVFPAPHTQEPNPVSEAYGYCNTPNRTEQAWEGHSPADYKLLSVQVMIRHGDRYPLYSIPKTKRPAIDCTLSNSRNPSHPLLSPFISHMGQGSRGHWESPLGSVPRVPNHSSCEMGELTQTGVVQHLRNGQLLHHAYKPHKLLPPVWTPRQVWLETTGKSRTLQSGLAFLYGLMPDFDWTKLTVRHQWNTLFCGSACDCPARNRYLEEEQRREYRLRVADTELERTYADMARTLGLPTRQLRAANPIDSLLCHLCHGLSFPCVPLGDNGSGGCLTLAQFAVIRRQQLDDEADRRRVGLYHKYAILAMYPYLNKTAAKMERVARSNEAGRQPRVGGEEIFTLSSAHDVTVAPLLSALGLEEARFPRFAARVVFELWKSPPVTQVKKKAGKGEKSKAKGGELFIRVLYNGEDVTFHTAFCRSHERHVSQPLCPMKNFLSYVRRDMFSVFNATSYKEACYKPLV